One window of the Acinonyx jubatus isolate Ajub_Pintada_27869175 chromosome A2, VMU_Ajub_asm_v1.0, whole genome shotgun sequence genome contains the following:
- the GNGT1 gene encoding guanine nucleotide-binding protein G(T) subunit gamma-T1, whose protein sequence is MPVINIEDLTEKDKLKMEVDQLKKEVTLERMLVSKCCEEVRDYVEERSGEDPLVKGIPEDKNPFKELKGGCVIS, encoded by the exons ATGCCAGTGATCAATATTGAGGACCTGACGGAAAAGGACAAATTGAAGATGGAAGTCGACCAGCTCAAGAAAGAAGTAACACTGGAAAGAATGCTG gtCTCCAAATGTTGTGAAGAAGTAAGGGATTATGTTGAAGAAAGATCTGGCGAAGATCCACTAGTAAAGGGTATCCCAGAGGACAAAAATCCCTTCAAGGAGCTCAAAGGAGGCTGTgtgatttcataa
- the GNG11 gene encoding guanine nucleotide-binding protein G(I)/G(S)/G(O) subunit gamma-11, with translation MPALHIEDLPEKEKLKMEVEQLRKEVKLQRQQVSKCSEEIKNYIEERSGEDPLVKGIPEDKNPFKEKGSCIIS, from the exons ATGCCGGCCCTTCACATCGAAGATTTGCCagaaaaggaaaagctgaagATGGAAGTTGAGCAACTGCGCAAAGAAGTGAAATTGCAGAGGCAACAG gtgtCTAAATGTTCCGAAGAAATAAAGAACTATATTGAAGAACGTTCTGGAGAGGATCCTCTTGTGAAAGGAATTCCAGAAGACAAGAATCCTTTTAAAGAGAAAGGCAGCtgtattatttcataa